A single region of the Ziziphus jujuba cultivar Dongzao chromosome 10, ASM3175591v1 genome encodes:
- the LOC107411350 gene encoding protein disulfide isomerase-like 1-4 → MASRLVLLLALTSLLLFSNSVLCKDSKTKESEEDDEDLSFLEEADDQTVPPPHRYPDLDQSDDEGDGDFDNFADFDGSVADQDEAYKEPEVDDKDVVVLKERNFTDVIENNKFVMVEFYAPWCGHCQALAPEYAAAATELKGEDVVLAKIDATEENELSQEYDVQGFPTIYFFIDGVHKPYTGQRTKEAIVTWIKKKIGPGIHNITTLDDAERVLTSESKVVLGFLNSLVGPESDELAAASRLEDDVNFYQTVDPAVAKLFHIDPEVKRPALVLLKKETEKLSHFDGPFVKSSIAEFVFANKLPLVTIFTRESAPTIFESPIKKQILLFATSNDSKEVIPAFEEAAKLFKGKLIFVFVEMDNEDVGKPVSEYFGVSDAPTVLAYTGNDDARKFVHDGEVTLENIKAFGENFLEDKLKPFFKSDPIPETNDEDVKIVVGNNFDDIVLDESKDVLLEIYAPWCGHCQALEPTYNKLAKHLRGIESLVIAKMDGTTNEHPRAKADGFPTLLFFPAGNKSFDPITVDTDRTVTALYKFLKKNASIPFKLQKPTSSPKPVSSDGKESADSSSTDVKDEL, encoded by the exons ATGGCGAGTCGACTCGTTCTCCTTCTTGCACTCACCTCTCTACTACTCTTTTCCAACTCAGTTCTCTGCAAAGACTCCAAGACCAAGGAATCAGAGGAAGACGACGAAGATCTGAGCTTTCTCGAAGAGGCGGACGACCAAACTGTTCCTCCACCGCATCGGTACCCAGATCTCGACCAGTCCGACGACGAGGGCGACGGTGATTTTGACAACTTCGCTGATTTCGACGGGTCGGTGGCTGATCAGGACGAAGCTTACAAGGAACCAGAGGTGGACGACAAAGACGTCGTCGTTTTGAAGGAGAGGAATTTCACCGACGTCATCGAGAACAACAAGTTCGTGATGGTGGAGTTCTACGCGCCATGGTGTGGCCACTGCCAGGCACTGGCTCCGGAATACGCGGCGGCCGCGACGGAGCTGAAGGGAGAGGATGTAGTTTTGGCCAAAATCGATGCCACGGAAGAGAACGAGCTCTCTCAGGAGTACGATGTGCAGGGTTTTCCAACTATATACTTCTTCATTGATGGCGTACACAAGCCTTATACTGGCCAAAGGACCAA AGAGGCTATAGTGACTTGGATTAAGAAGAAGATTGGACCTGGTATTCACAACATCACCACATTGGATGACGCTGAGCGTGTGTTGACTTCCGAAAGTAAAGTCGTTTTGGGCTTTTTGAACTCTTTGGTG GGTCCTGAGAGTGATGAACTTGCTGCTGCTTCAAGACTTGAAGATGATGTCAACTTCTATCAAACAGTGGATCCTGCTGTGGCAAAGCTTTTCCACATTGACCCAGAAGTGAAACGCCCTGCCTTGGTCCTGCTTAAGAAGGAGACTGAAAAGTTGAGCCATTTTG ATGGTCCATTTGTCAAGTCTTCAATAGCTGAGTTTGTATTTGCCAATAAACTTCCTCTAGTTACCATTTTTACTAGGGAAAGTGCCCCTACAATTTTTGAAAGTCCAATCAAGAAACAG ATTTTGCTGTTTGCTACTTCAAATGATTCGAAGGAGGTTATCCCCGCTTTTGAAGAGGCAGCCAAACttttcaagggaaag CTTATCTTTGTGTTCGTGGAAATGGATAACGAAGATGTTGGAAAGCCAGTCTCAGAATATTTTGGTGTCAGTGATGCTCCAACG GTTCTTGCGTACACTGGAAATGATGATGCCAGAAAATTTGTGCATGATGGGGAAGTTACCTTGGAGAACATCAAG GCCTTTGGGGAGAATTTCTTGGAAGACAAGCTAAAACCTTTCTTTAAGTCGGACCCAATTCCTGAAACT AATGATGAGGATGTGAAGATAGTAGTTGGAAATAACTTCGATGATATTGTTTTAGATGAGTCAAAAGATGTTCTTCTTGAG ATTTATGCACCTTGGTGTGGGCATTGCCAAGCTCTTGAACCAACATACAACAAGCTTGCCAAACATCTACGTGGTATCGAGTCTCTTGTTATAGCCAAGATGGATGGAACAACAAATGAGCATCCGAGGGCAAAG GCTGACGGGTTCCCTACACTTCTGTTCTTCCCAGCTGGGAACAAGAGTTTTGATCCT ATTACTGTGGATACTGATCGGACAGTTACGGCATTATACAAATTCCTcaagaaaaatgcatcaatcCCTTTCAAGCTCCAGAAACCAACTTCATCTCCAAAACCTGTTAGTTCTGATGGTAAAGAAAGCGCAGACAGCAGTAGCACTGACGTGAAGGATGaattgtga